In a genomic window of Limibacter armeniacum:
- a CDS encoding RICIN domain-containing protein, with protein MKKFVSVLLVVLLLPVTILCAQKRVALSHDGNAHDRDDIPAAVATMALVKKAEDQGILQLVHYHINCHSWSDHDQEITNQRTKQETAMAEGKALWYPNSNVFYNARSATSATITHLKNQINASTASDPLYIIAAGPFEVIYQALAAATQAGRDNTIIISHSNWNENHDDDGANSHDWAETDPFIKAANFVKIVDQNFCEDSNVATGFRRTSGNGNSYADFDWMIGTEYQIIRDKMVLVNRADISDAGMVYYLITNDEYGGPVKMENFLLSGGGGCSGVSDISDLTAVQSGCNTVDLDWSTDPCATAYIVRRKIVGEATYANLATVTGTSYADNSVALGTSYEYQVRPSDGTNKGVSNNPVVNMPATCGTTGYFHIFNKNFGKKIRPYGSGVSQVQASSTGDWTQWEQVTTSGGYFRLKNKGSGQYLSMPDATDEAVITTSTATTNQEEWKTVDTGDGYFHLENRASGKRIRSTSADDYNAAPSGDHTVKVAPSSATGDWTRWEFINVSGARLGLSAIEIQLDNIILYPNPVIHTLSLSGVEKGEKVSLFTLEGKQLGLIELGQNGNVINLLPGWYLIRHMGTSYRFVKK; from the coding sequence ATGAAAAAATTTGTATCTGTTTTACTGGTAGTCTTACTGCTGCCTGTTACTATCCTCTGTGCACAGAAAAGAGTAGCGTTGAGCCATGATGGCAATGCGCACGACAGGGATGATATTCCAGCAGCGGTTGCTACTATGGCGCTGGTCAAGAAAGCAGAAGACCAAGGCATTCTCCAGTTGGTTCACTACCATATTAACTGCCACTCATGGAGTGACCATGATCAAGAAATTACGAATCAGCGAACCAAACAGGAAACTGCTATGGCTGAAGGTAAAGCATTGTGGTATCCAAACAGTAATGTCTTTTACAATGCTCGCTCAGCGACCAGTGCAACCATCACACACCTGAAGAACCAGATCAATGCCTCGACAGCTTCAGATCCGCTGTACATCATTGCGGCAGGACCTTTCGAGGTCATCTATCAGGCATTGGCTGCTGCCACGCAGGCAGGCAGGGACAACACCATTATCATCTCCCACTCCAACTGGAATGAGAACCACGATGATGACGGTGCCAACAGCCATGATTGGGCGGAAACCGATCCGTTTATCAAGGCAGCCAATTTTGTGAAAATCGTGGACCAGAATTTCTGTGAGGACAGCAATGTGGCGACCGGATTCAGGAGAACAAGCGGAAACGGTAACAGCTATGCTGACTTCGACTGGATGATCGGAACGGAGTATCAGATTATCCGTGACAAGATGGTACTGGTCAACCGGGCGGATATTTCCGATGCTGGAATGGTGTATTACCTGATCACCAATGATGAATACGGCGGACCTGTCAAGATGGAAAACTTCCTGCTTTCAGGCGGCGGCGGATGTTCAGGTGTTTCCGATATCTCTGATCTGACCGCTGTACAATCAGGCTGTAACACTGTGGACCTTGACTGGTCAACAGACCCTTGCGCCACAGCGTATATCGTTAGACGGAAGATTGTAGGAGAGGCTACTTATGCCAATCTGGCTACTGTGACAGGGACTTCCTATGCAGACAATAGTGTGGCGTTGGGTACAAGCTACGAGTATCAGGTTCGTCCTTCGGATGGAACCAATAAAGGTGTCTCCAATAATCCGGTAGTGAACATGCCGGCAACCTGTGGCACGACTGGCTACTTCCACATTTTCAACAAGAATTTCGGGAAGAAGATCAGGCCTTATGGCTCAGGGGTTTCTCAGGTACAGGCTAGCAGCACAGGTGACTGGACACAGTGGGAACAGGTGACGACCTCAGGAGGTTATTTTCGCCTCAAGAATAAAGGTTCAGGGCAGTACCTCAGTATGCCTGATGCCACTGATGAAGCAGTGATTACCACCTCTACTGCTACAACCAATCAAGAGGAATGGAAAACAGTAGACACCGGTGACGGCTACTTTCATTTGGAAAACCGTGCAAGTGGCAAGCGTATCAGAAGTACTTCTGCCGATGATTACAATGCAGCTCCATCTGGGGACCATACCGTAAAAGTGGCACCTTCCAGTGCCACTGGTGACTGGACAAGATGGGAGTTTATCAATGTAAGCGGAGCAAGGCTTGGATTAAGTGCAATTGAAATACAGTTAGATAACATCATACTATATCCAAACCCTGTGATACATACACTTTCACTTTCTGGTGTAGAAAAAGGAGAGAAAGTTAGTCTATTTACCTTGGAAGGAAAACAGTTGGGCCTGATCGAACTAGGGCAGAATGGGAATGTGATTAACCTGTTACCTGGATGGTATCTGATTCGCCATATGGGAACCTCTTACAGGTTTGTTAAGAAGTGA
- a CDS encoding glycoside hydrolase family protein has product MKSRKLLFMLLLVGMPLLVQAQLEVYSYPDKIIDANKGYNARSALYQVFVSEGNASKEAYVMYDRNQAAYRKNLSRNPDNHWTNFSHGKEVTVTVVKKEGDIRSCTVYPLKKGIQATVINGKATFQIPASKTPLQVFVMLDSNPAEPLFIFADPLEEDVPDRKDIAQVEVIRTTDKIEMVRKKLNSAKPYAVFEEGMHQWDGGSHMQYEGYKMPIRSGKKIYLPGGAYVVGSFSGESQQDFKIYGRGVLSGCGLQVIEDVSGIPYSLVYQTGEESTGTVEGIVTICPPHFAITGRGKLDVFNVKMLSWWYSTDGTIVGDNSKNYDCFFKVNDDAMKVYSQNCHYRNNTIFQQVNGAPFQFCWSKQNGDGNLMEDTYIVYSVYRTSFHKFTSNTAVINCLKGSGKVTENNTFDGIYIDNGCHRLIGLNTENESNSIFRKIKIRNVALNAGLNSQPQAAASYLVNGTAQNYDISIENLTVDGHPVTETETGKDDAGKLWVAENGELLKFNQASDSQ; this is encoded by the coding sequence ATGAAATCCAGAAAACTATTGTTTATGCTGTTGCTGGTCGGGATGCCGCTACTGGTACAGGCTCAGCTTGAAGTGTACAGCTATCCAGATAAAATCATTGATGCCAACAAGGGGTACAATGCCCGTTCTGCCTTGTATCAGGTATTTGTATCGGAAGGAAATGCCTCCAAGGAAGCGTATGTGATGTATGACCGCAATCAGGCGGCATACAGGAAAAATCTTAGCCGAAATCCTGACAACCATTGGACAAACTTCTCTCATGGAAAAGAGGTCACGGTTACGGTGGTAAAGAAGGAAGGCGACATCCGAAGCTGTACGGTTTATCCGCTGAAAAAGGGAATTCAGGCAACGGTGATCAATGGGAAAGCAACTTTCCAGATACCCGCAAGTAAAACGCCATTGCAGGTATTTGTCATGCTGGACAGCAACCCTGCAGAGCCGCTCTTTATCTTTGCCGATCCGCTGGAAGAGGATGTGCCGGACAGAAAAGATATTGCCCAAGTGGAGGTGATCCGCACCACGGATAAGATTGAAATGGTCAGAAAGAAACTGAACAGTGCCAAACCTTATGCGGTATTTGAGGAAGGTATGCACCAATGGGACGGCGGCTCGCATATGCAATATGAGGGCTACAAAATGCCCATCAGATCCGGAAAGAAAATTTACCTGCCGGGAGGTGCTTATGTAGTGGGTTCTTTCTCTGGTGAAAGCCAGCAGGATTTCAAGATCTATGGGCGAGGGGTATTGTCCGGTTGTGGTCTGCAGGTGATAGAGGATGTATCTGGCATTCCATATTCCTTGGTTTACCAGACCGGAGAAGAAAGTACCGGTACGGTGGAAGGTATCGTAACAATCTGTCCACCTCATTTTGCCATTACGGGCAGGGGCAAGCTGGATGTATTCAATGTGAAGATGCTGTCTTGGTGGTATTCCACGGACGGTACTATTGTGGGAGACAATTCCAAAAACTATGACTGCTTCTTCAAGGTCAATGATGACGCCATGAAGGTCTACAGCCAGAATTGCCACTATCGGAACAATACCATCTTCCAGCAGGTGAATGGTGCACCTTTCCAGTTCTGCTGGAGCAAACAGAACGGTGACGGTAACCTGATGGAGGACACCTATATTGTCTACAGCGTTTACAGGACTTCCTTCCATAAGTTTACCAGCAACACTGCCGTTATCAACTGTCTGAAAGGGTCGGGAAAAGTGACGGAAAACAATACGTTTGATGGCATTTACATTGACAATGGCTGCCATAGGCTGATTGGTCTCAATACAGAGAATGAAAGCAATTCTATTTTCAGGAAAATAAAAATCCGCAATGTGGCGCTGAATGCCGGATTGAACAGCCAGCCACAGGCTGCTGCCAGTTACTTGGTGAATGGCACTGCACAGAACTATGATATCAGTATCGAAAACCTGACGGTAGATGGACATCCTGTCACGGAAACAGAAACTGGAAAGGACGATGCAGGAAAGCTGTGGGTGGCGGAAAATGGCGAATTGCTGAAGTTCAATCAGGCAAGTGACAGCCAATAG
- a CDS encoding L-ribulose-5-phosphate 4-epimerase, whose product MSQYKALKQECYEANMQLPELELVIFTFGNVSAVDRSKGVFAIKPSGVPYKQLKPEDMVIVDFDNNILEGSMRPSSDTKTHALLYKTWEHIGGICHTHSTYAVSWAQAGRPVPIFGTTHADHLTQDIPCTPELTDDMIQGNYEHETGNLIINTFLKEGFSAEEVEMVLVQNHGPFSWGKNAAKAVYNSAVMEELARMASITLQVNPETPRLKQSLKEKHYYRKHGKNAYYGQS is encoded by the coding sequence ATGAGTCAGTACAAAGCGTTGAAGCAGGAATGCTATGAAGCCAATATGCAGCTGCCGGAACTGGAGCTGGTTATTTTCACTTTCGGTAACGTGAGTGCCGTGGACCGTAGCAAAGGCGTCTTCGCCATCAAGCCAAGCGGTGTTCCTTACAAACAGCTGAAGCCGGAGGATATGGTTATTGTCGATTTCGACAATAATATACTGGAAGGCAGCATGCGCCCCTCTTCCGATACCAAAACCCATGCGCTACTCTACAAGACATGGGAACATATCGGGGGCATCTGCCATACGCATTCCACCTATGCCGTATCATGGGCACAGGCGGGCAGACCGGTGCCGATCTTCGGTACTACCCATGCCGACCACCTAACGCAGGATATCCCGTGTACGCCAGAATTGACCGATGATATGATTCAGGGTAACTATGAGCATGAAACTGGCAACCTGATCATCAACACTTTCCTGAAAGAAGGTTTCAGCGCAGAAGAAGTGGAAATGGTACTGGTGCAGAACCACGGACCTTTCTCATGGGGTAAGAACGCCGCCAAAGCCGTGTACAACAGCGCCGTTATGGAAGAGTTAGCACGTATGGCAAGCATCACGTTGCAGGTAAATCCGGAAACCCCAAGACTGAAGCAGTCCCTTAAGGAAAAGCACTATTACAGGAAGCACGGCAAGAATGCCTATTACGGGCAATCCTGA
- the araA gene encoding L-arabinose isomerase yields the protein MINLKEREIWFVTGSQHLYGEETLRQVAEHSRQIVNGLDDCEEISLKVVYKPTVKTPEEIYGLCQEANQAAQCVGVVAWMHTFSPAKMWILGLKTLQKPMLHLHTQFNRDIPWSEIDMDFMNLNQSAHGDREFGFINTRMRLNRKVVAGHWQDPEVRRKIDVWARVAAAKADLQGGKFARIGDNMRYVAVTEGDKVSSEIKFGFSVNGFGLGDLTEHIRSVEDPAVASLMEEYESSYDMTDNLLKGGTHRQSLMDAARIELGLRSFLTNGNFKGFTDTFENLTNMVQLPGIAAQRLMADGYGFGAEGDWKTAAMLRASKVMVAGLKGGTSFMEDYTYHFEPGKEAVLGSHMLEICPSIADRKPRCEVHPLGIGGKADAVRLVFNSPAGPAINASLITLGDRFRLLVNEVEAITPPQDLPKLPVARVLWQTTPDMKTGLEAWIHAGGAHHTVYSQALTTEYMEDFADMFDLELVVIDQNTRIREFKQQLKFSDLYYQLRKEY from the coding sequence ATGATCAACCTTAAAGAACGTGAGATATGGTTCGTGACTGGCAGCCAGCACCTATATGGGGAGGAAACGCTGAGACAGGTCGCTGAACATTCCAGACAGATCGTCAACGGTTTGGATGACTGTGAGGAAATTTCCCTGAAAGTGGTCTACAAACCTACCGTCAAGACGCCCGAAGAAATCTACGGTCTCTGTCAGGAAGCCAATCAGGCAGCACAATGTGTAGGCGTGGTAGCATGGATGCATACCTTCTCTCCTGCCAAGATGTGGATTCTAGGATTGAAAACCCTGCAAAAACCGATGCTGCACCTGCACACGCAGTTCAACCGTGATATCCCTTGGTCAGAGATCGATATGGACTTTATGAACCTGAACCAGTCTGCCCACGGTGACCGTGAGTTCGGGTTTATCAATACCCGTATGCGCCTGAACCGCAAGGTGGTCGCAGGTCACTGGCAGGATCCTGAGGTACGCAGAAAGATCGATGTTTGGGCTAGAGTGGCAGCTGCCAAAGCAGACTTGCAGGGAGGAAAATTTGCCCGTATCGGAGACAATATGCGCTATGTGGCGGTAACCGAGGGTGACAAGGTTTCTTCAGAGATCAAATTCGGATTCTCGGTGAACGGCTTCGGCCTGGGTGATCTGACAGAGCATATCCGATCAGTGGAAGACCCCGCTGTCGCTAGCCTGATGGAAGAATATGAGTCAAGCTACGACATGACTGACAATCTGTTGAAAGGCGGTACTCACCGTCAGTCTCTGATGGATGCGGCTCGCATTGAGTTGGGACTTCGCAGTTTCCTTACCAATGGCAACTTCAAGGGCTTTACCGATACTTTTGAAAACCTGACCAATATGGTTCAGCTGCCGGGCATCGCAGCGCAAAGGCTGATGGCAGACGGATACGGTTTCGGGGCAGAAGGCGACTGGAAAACAGCCGCCATGCTGCGTGCCTCCAAGGTAATGGTGGCAGGGCTGAAAGGCGGAACTTCTTTCATGGAAGACTATACTTACCACTTTGAGCCGGGCAAGGAAGCCGTACTCGGTTCCCATATGCTGGAAATCTGTCCTTCAATCGCTGACAGAAAACCAAGATGCGAAGTGCATCCTTTGGGTATCGGTGGCAAAGCCGACGCTGTCAGACTGGTGTTCAACTCTCCGGCAGGACCTGCCATCAATGCCTCACTGATCACGTTGGGCGACCGCTTCAGACTGCTCGTCAACGAGGTGGAAGCCATCACTCCACCGCAGGATCTGCCGAAACTGCCCGTTGCCAGGGTATTGTGGCAGACCACTCCGGACATGAAAACCGGACTGGAAGCATGGATTCATGCAGGAGGTGCCCACCATACAGTTTACAGTCAGGCACTGACCACCGAGTATATGGAAGACTTTGCCGATATGTTTGACCTGGAGCTGGTAGTGATCGACCAGAACACCCGTATACGTGAGTTCAAGCAGCAGTTGAAATTCTCAGACCTGTACTACCAGCTGAGAAAAGAGTATTAG
- a CDS encoding ribulokinase yields the protein MNNTKQYVIGLDYGSDSCRAILVNTADGKVMATHVHPYQRWNKLTYCDALKNQFRQHPLDYLEGLEATVKAVVEELTLAERRFVKAISVDTTGSTPVAVNAQGTPLSMTAGFEENPNAMFLLWKDHTAIREAEEINQLAASWGGEDFTKYEGGIYSSEWFWAKVLHVIREDKEVAAAAYSWMEHCDWIPFVLTGAKDLKTFKRSRCAAGHKAMWHPSWDGLPDKAFLSALDPSLADLRDNLYEHTYTAEQAAGKLCQEWASRLGLTEEVTVTVGTFDAHAGALGGAITSNTLVKVMGTSTCDMLVASEEEIDNNLVQGICGQVDGSIIPGMIGLEAGQSGFGDVLAWFKNLLIWSAKELAPQELQQVSDNIIPALSEAAERIPVTDSSVIALDWINGRRTPDANQLLKGAIHGLNMGIDAPRIFKALVEAICFGSKAIVERFEEEGVPIHTVVGMGGVAKKSTLVMQTLADVLNKPIKVVRSEQAPALGAAMYAAVAAGIYPDVLTAMESMSSGFETTYQPIAAHVSHYASLYEQYKQIGSFTEKITKDNESVQSVEAGML from the coding sequence ATGAACAACACCAAACAATATGTGATTGGGCTGGACTACGGTTCCGACTCATGCCGTGCGATACTGGTGAATACCGCTGATGGAAAAGTGATGGCGACACACGTCCACCCGTATCAGCGATGGAACAAGTTGACTTACTGCGATGCCCTGAAAAATCAGTTTCGCCAACACCCGCTGGATTACCTCGAAGGACTGGAAGCTACTGTGAAGGCTGTGGTTGAAGAGCTGACACTTGCTGAACGCCGTTTTGTCAAAGCCATTTCGGTAGACACAACCGGCTCCACCCCAGTAGCCGTGAATGCACAGGGAACACCACTTTCGATGACAGCAGGTTTTGAGGAAAATCCCAATGCCATGTTCCTGTTGTGGAAGGATCATACGGCTATCAGAGAGGCGGAGGAAATCAATCAGCTGGCAGCAAGCTGGGGCGGTGAAGACTTTACCAAATATGAAGGAGGCATCTACTCTTCGGAGTGGTTCTGGGCGAAAGTGCTGCATGTCATCCGTGAGGACAAGGAGGTAGCAGCCGCAGCTTATTCTTGGATGGAACACTGCGACTGGATTCCTTTTGTGTTGACCGGTGCCAAAGACCTGAAGACCTTTAAAAGAAGTCGCTGCGCTGCCGGTCATAAAGCCATGTGGCATCCGTCATGGGACGGACTTCCGGACAAGGCATTCCTGTCAGCTTTGGATCCTTCGCTGGCAGACCTGAGAGACAATCTGTATGAACATACCTATACTGCTGAGCAGGCTGCCGGAAAACTCTGCCAGGAATGGGCTTCCCGACTGGGACTTACCGAGGAGGTTACTGTCACGGTGGGTACATTTGATGCCCATGCGGGTGCGTTAGGCGGTGCTATTACGTCCAATACCTTGGTAAAAGTGATGGGCACTTCGACCTGCGATATGTTAGTCGCATCGGAAGAAGAAATCGATAATAATCTCGTGCAGGGCATCTGCGGTCAGGTGGACGGTTCCATCATTCCGGGCATGATCGGATTGGAAGCTGGACAATCCGGATTCGGGGATGTGCTGGCATGGTTCAAGAACCTGCTGATCTGGTCTGCCAAGGAACTGGCGCCACAGGAACTGCAGCAGGTTTCCGACAATATCATCCCTGCCCTTTCAGAAGCGGCTGAGAGAATTCCGGTGACTGACTCGTCTGTGATTGCACTGGATTGGATCAATGGAAGACGTACCCCTGATGCCAACCAACTGCTGAAAGGCGCTATCCACGGGTTGAATATGGGCATTGATGCCCCAAGAATCTTCAAGGCACTAGTAGAAGCGATCTGTTTCGGCTCCAAAGCGATTGTGGAACGCTTTGAGGAAGAGGGCGTGCCGATCCATACTGTTGTGGGCATGGGTGGCGTAGCCAAAAAATCCACCCTCGTGATGCAGACACTGGCTGACGTACTGAACAAACCGATCAAGGTGGTCCGCTCGGAGCAGGCACCTGCCTTGGGCGCTGCCATGTATGCAGCAGTGGCAGCGGGTATCTATCCTGACGTTCTGACCGCCATGGAAAGTATGTCAAGCGGTTTTGAAACCACTTACCAACCCATCGCAGCACATGTGAGTCACTACGCTTCCCTTTATGAACAATACAAACAAATAGGATCTTTCACCGAAAAAATCACCAAAGACAATGAGTCAGTACAAAGCGTTGAAGCAGGAATGCTATGA
- a CDS encoding T9SS type A sorting domain-containing protein yields MKTMRYLLMILCLFCSFQALAQLELYNWPGSSDIQSDKYSVRVRTYQNGTPGTWQNMTEIMSKPRDYDTDKVGFPASDFITSGGDLVHKICGGDASTEFLEDRTLTFVEFGFSGTIEVEVTKLFGGAAPRVEVSPKAYGINPHYFDGTKVRFLLTEPRYVSVNFDVADNWDDDRYGGNNIKHGVMIFGDKPESQAGYTIPSQTGANVVVWNNNTDISTILNADIIYFPPGDHKMKNHKDNISTWQTNVTTQQNYPLYHGQLRLTKPGQKVYIAGGAYVRGAFNAKGNDDCWIYGRGIVSGRDHLMHEILNYGGTNANGTWKQSTQIKEAFCHFATGAQYHGVIFKEAFHHTCPSGQNTVIKNIKIIGWCSNNDGIRPGGGSDIDGIFVKTSDDYDYARDPHEVRNSVFWPGVNGAVGMLGWGNLGTGFAEYRDNYIINSEWSSAGKDNTGVFGSVADDGIQLEYNVIERMAVEDKTAYLINVTLENKNGNSFGYIRNFLIKDVKVEQPFQLPNGTPVKQRMAGLSNNWIDGWVFTNLIVDGKLVKWNNYQNYFDLNLTGSNGSNTDAAKWVKNITFNSSGTIHNITVTANAGGSFFPSGNSGVIDCPAGTDQTVTILPSSGKKITDVLIDGVSQGRMQSVSFENVTGNHTVQIVFGTGNDYYDFTPSSGGCSGIQNITDLTAVQNGCGTVDLNWSADPCAIQYIVRRKIVGEATFTNLATVTATSYADNSVALGTSYEYQVRPDDGTTKMVSNYPVVNMPATCGATGLFHIFNKNFGKKIRPYSGGVSQVEAGSTGDWTQWEQVSTSGGYFRLQNQGSLQYLSMPDATDEAMITTSTATTNQEEWKTVDTGDGYFHLENRASGKRIRSTSIDDYSTNPTGDHTVKVAPSSATGDWTRWEFVSVGGARFAAENTELSNKELTFYPNPVSESFKLIWKGNATAQVQILDLQGKVVRALEVSQGTKDISTAQIPAGVYLLKVESSNFKEVNKLVIK; encoded by the coding sequence ATGAAAACAATGCGTTATCTACTGATGATATTGTGTCTCTTTTGCTCATTTCAGGCATTGGCACAGCTGGAACTCTATAACTGGCCTGGCTCGTCAGACATACAGTCAGACAAGTACAGTGTAAGGGTCAGAACTTACCAGAACGGTACACCAGGCACTTGGCAGAATATGACGGAGATTATGTCCAAACCCCGTGACTATGATACAGACAAGGTGGGATTTCCAGCAAGTGATTTTATTACATCCGGAGGTGATTTGGTACATAAGATATGTGGTGGAGATGCCAGTACCGAATTTTTGGAAGACCGTACCTTGACTTTTGTGGAGTTTGGTTTCTCGGGAACCATTGAGGTCGAGGTGACCAAATTGTTTGGAGGTGCTGCTCCTAGGGTGGAAGTCTCTCCTAAAGCATATGGCATCAATCCGCATTACTTTGACGGAACCAAAGTAAGGTTCCTTCTGACTGAGCCAAGGTATGTAAGCGTCAATTTTGATGTGGCGGATAACTGGGATGATGACCGCTATGGTGGAAATAATATCAAGCATGGTGTGATGATCTTTGGAGACAAACCAGAGTCACAGGCAGGGTATACCATTCCGAGCCAGACCGGTGCCAACGTGGTAGTATGGAATAACAATACCGATATTTCCACCATCCTGAATGCAGACATCATCTACTTTCCTCCGGGAGATCACAAGATGAAAAACCATAAGGACAATATCAGTACTTGGCAGACCAACGTGACGACTCAGCAGAACTATCCCTTGTATCATGGACAGTTGCGACTGACAAAACCTGGACAGAAAGTCTACATCGCTGGAGGTGCCTATGTGCGAGGAGCCTTTAACGCCAAAGGCAATGATGATTGCTGGATTTATGGCAGGGGAATAGTATCAGGCAGGGATCATTTGATGCATGAGATTCTGAACTATGGAGGTACGAATGCGAACGGTACTTGGAAACAAAGTACCCAGATAAAAGAAGCGTTCTGTCACTTTGCTACAGGGGCACAATACCATGGGGTGATTTTCAAGGAAGCATTTCACCATACCTGTCCAAGTGGTCAGAACACTGTCATTAAAAATATAAAAATCATTGGCTGGTGTTCCAATAATGATGGCATACGTCCTGGAGGCGGCAGTGACATTGACGGTATCTTTGTCAAGACCAGTGATGACTATGACTATGCCCGTGATCCGCATGAGGTACGTAATTCCGTATTCTGGCCCGGTGTAAATGGGGCAGTGGGAATGCTTGGATGGGGAAATCTGGGAACAGGATTTGCCGAATACCGAGACAACTACATCATTAACAGTGAATGGTCTTCCGCAGGTAAGGACAACACAGGGGTATTTGGTTCGGTAGCAGACGATGGCATCCAGTTGGAATACAATGTAATTGAGCGGATGGCAGTGGAAGACAAGACGGCTTACCTGATCAATGTGACATTGGAAAACAAGAACGGTAACAGCTTCGGTTATATCCGCAATTTCCTGATCAAAGATGTGAAAGTGGAGCAGCCTTTTCAGCTTCCAAATGGTACGCCAGTCAAGCAAAGGATGGCAGGGCTTTCCAACAACTGGATTGACGGTTGGGTATTCACGAATCTGATTGTGGATGGAAAGCTGGTGAAATGGAACAATTACCAGAACTATTTTGACCTGAACCTGACGGGTTCCAATGGTAGCAATACGGATGCAGCCAAATGGGTGAAAAACATCACTTTTAACTCTTCTGGAACCATCCATAATATTACGGTCACTGCCAATGCTGGCGGTAGTTTCTTTCCGTCAGGGAACAGTGGCGTGATTGATTGTCCGGCAGGGACAGATCAGACAGTTACGATACTGCCGAGCAGTGGCAAGAAAATCACGGATGTACTGATTGATGGCGTAAGTCAGGGACGGATGCAGTCTGTCAGTTTTGAGAACGTGACAGGTAACCACACTGTACAGATAGTATTCGGGACTGGTAATGACTACTACGATTTTACTCCATCAAGTGGAGGTTGCTCCGGCATCCAGAATATCACGGACCTAACAGCCGTTCAGAATGGTTGTGGAACAGTTGACCTTAACTGGTCTGCCGACCCATGTGCGATCCAGTATATCGTCCGAAGAAAGATTGTAGGGGAAGCTACTTTTACCAATCTGGCTACGGTTACCGCTACCAGTTATGCAGACAATTCGGTAGCCTTAGGCACCAGCTATGAGTATCAGGTACGTCCGGATGATGGCACAACCAAGATGGTGTCTAATTATCCGGTAGTCAATATGCCAGCTACATGTGGCGCGACAGGCTTGTTCCATATTTTCAATAAGAATTTTGGCAAGAAAATCAGACCCTACAGTGGTGGTGTCTCACAGGTGGAGGCAGGCAGTACTGGCGATTGGACACAATGGGAACAGGTATCGACATCGGGCGGTTACTTCAGGCTACAGAACCAAGGTTCTTTACAGTACCTGAGTATGCCGGATGCCACCGATGAAGCAATGATTACCACCTCAACAGCGACTACCAATCAGGAAGAGTGGAAAACAGTGGACACGGGTGATGGTTATTTCCATCTGGAAAACAGGGCAAGTGGTAAACGTATCAGGTCTACATCAATAGATGATTATAGTACCAATCCCACAGGAGATCATACGGTAAAGGTGGCTCCGTCAAGCGCTACAGGAGATTGGACAAGGTGGGAGTTTGTTTCGGTTGGAGGAGCACGATTTGCTGCCGAAAATACCGAGTTGAGTAATAAGGAATTGACCTTTTACCCCAATCCAGTATCAGAGTCCTTCAAGCTGATATGGAAAGGTAATGCTACAGCACAAGTACAGATTCTGGATTTGCAAGGTAAGGTAGTAAGAGCCTTGGAAGTCAGTCAAGGAACAAAGGATATTTCAACTGCCCAGATTCCTGCTGGTGTGTATCTGCTTAAAGTAGAATCGTCCAATTTTAAGGAAGTGAATAAACTGGTGATCAAATAG